In the Natronoglycomyces albus genome, TGGCCAGTCAGCGGACATGAACGAGGACCGGGCCCAGTTCTTTCCCAAGAGCGCCGAAAAGGAAGCCGAACGGACCGCGTGGGCTGGACGGGCGCGGGTGAAGAACATCGTCAGCCCGCCCGATGAGCAGCCCGACACCGGTACCCCCTACGGCGGCACCGTCTACGGAGGCCCGGCGAAACCCTCCTCACCGCCTGAGTCCAGCAGCTGACCGGTGCGGACGGTTCCGCGCGCCGCGAGGCATCGCCTGGGTCACAAAGCGATGCCCCTGGCCTAGCCTCCCCGTACAGTTTCAGCGATGAGTCACTATCGTGCCGCTTTCGACGCGGAAATCACCTTCAGTAACGGTGGAGGCATCAGCGTCCACGGATTCCGCTTGGACATTCCCGGCCCCACTATCAGTCACGACGCCCTAGCGACCTTGCTGGTGCGTCATCTGGGCCTACTCATGGTCGACCAGGTGACGTTCTCGAAACTAGAGATCATCGAGGAGCCCCATAAGGGCTCACGGGGCGGTCCCAGCGATCCTGCCGCCGCCGTCGCCGCGCAGCGGCGAGAAAAGGTCGAGCTCAGCCATGTCATCGAAGAGGGCATGACGACCTACCCGGGCCTACCGGGACCCACCTTCACTGATCATCTGAGTCGGGCCGACTCCCGCGACAGTTACGCACCTGGCACTGAATTCGCCATTGGCCGCATCGACATGGTCGGCAACACCGGGACCTACCTGGACAGTCCCTTTCACCGCTACGCGGAGGGCTCGGACTTGGCCGACCTGCCTCTTGACTCGGTGGCCGACGTGCCCATTGTGGTCGTGGATCTCACCGGCAGCGCCGAGCGTGGCATTACGGCGCGGGCGTTGGCTCCTTACGATCTCGCGGGTGCCGCCGTGCTGCTGCACACCGGTTGGGACGCCCATTGGCGTACCCAAAAGTACGGTGATGCCCACTCTGCCCCGTACGTGACCGAGGACGGTGCCAATTACCTCGTCGAGGCCGGGGCGGTCTTGGTTGGTATCGACGCGGTCAATATCGACGACACCACCGGCGACACCCGGCCCGCCCATTCGATTTTGTTGGCGGCTCGCGTCCCGGTGCTCGAACATATGACTAACCTGGGCCAGTTGCCCCTGAGCGGAGCCCGTTTGCATGCGGCCCCGCCACGGGTGCGCGGCTTCGGTACCTTTCCGGTTCGCGCCTACGCCCTCGTCTGACCCCAGGCCCCCGCCCCACCTCGTACCCGTGTGAGAGGTGGGGCGCTAGCCGCATTTGCCGCAAATATCACGATTACCCAGCGTGGTGCCACGTTGTCGCGGAAAATGTAGCTCGGAGGTGTCAGCGATGAGCGTTCGCCGCGTCCGCGTCAGCGCCGAGGCGGGCATCAAAGCCCGCGCGGCCACTATTTTCGTCGAAACCGCAGGTTCAAGTGATGACGACGTCCTCATCCGCCGGGTAGAGGGCCCCACGCTTGATGCGAAGTCGATCTTGCATGTGCTCAGCCTCGATATCGGCCAAGGCGATCACATTGAACTTGAGTCCGATGACGAGGCCGTGCTCGCGGCCCTGGTCGAGCTGGCTGACCCGGCAGCGGAGGCCGGAGCGGAACCATCACCGCCGCCATCACCGTGATGCATTCGACGTCACCTCTGCCACCTGGGGCATTCACAGGGTGACCTTTGGCGGCGTAACGTCGTTATCGTGGTCAATGAGCAAGGTAACCGAATTGAGGCCCACGTCGACGACAGCCGCCTCGTGCGCCGACCTCGCGTCGGACACATCGAATTCCTTAACTGCCTGCCCATTTATTGGGGACTGGCTCGCTCCGGGGCCTTGCTAGATGTCGAGCTGCACCGCGCCCCGCCGGACCAACTCAACCACGCGCTAGTACAGGGCCATCTCGATATCGGGCCGATCAGCCTGGTCGAATATTTGCGCCACTCCGAGGAACTGCTGTTGCTGCCCGACCTAGGAGTCACCGCCGATGGGCCGGTCTTGTCTGTCAATCTCTCCAGCAAGGTTCCCCTAGCCGAATCGGGCCCCAACCCAACCGTCGCGCTCGGTTCCACCTCCCGCACCTCGGTGCTGCTGGCCAAGCTGCTCCTTGAACAGCGCTACGGGCTCGCCCCCGTCTACCACGAGGCCGCACCGGACATTGACACGATGATTGCCTCCGCCGACATGGCGGTGCTCATCGGGGACGAAGCGCTGAAGGTGCACTTCGGACGCGGAGAAGATCTCAACCTGAGCGTGCTTGACCTGGGCGCGGCATGGCGCGAATGGACCGCCCTGCCGATGGTCTTCGCTGTGTGGGCGGTACGCCGCGACTACGCGGCGGCCAACCCCGGCCTGGTCAAAGGGGTACTGGAGGCCTTCCTCAGCTCGGTGGAACTGTCTCGCCGCGAACTGGAGCAAGTCGCGGCGCACGCTAGCCGCTGGGAACCCTTCGAAGCGGTCAACCTGGTCGACTATTTCCACAAGCTGTGGATAGGGCTGGGGGAACGTCACCTGTCGGGCCTGCGGGAATTTGCCGCGCAGGCCAACCGTTACTTCGATGTGCCACCAGTGGCCGAAGGCGGGCCAGAGTTCTTCGCCCCCACCTAGGTCACGCGCACACGACCAGCGATAACAGCCGTTGAGGGCCTAAGCGCACGAACGATGAGGATGCCGAATCTATGTCTGTGACCCTGTCCACGAGCAAAAGGAAGCGCCCCGAAAGCCACAAGCTTTCGGTCATCTCCGTAGAGAATCTGACCGACACCTCTGTGGCTGTCACGCTCGCCGTCCCGCCCTCACTGCGGGAGATCTTCGACTTCCAGCCCGGGCAGTACATCACCTTCCGGTCCGTGGAGGATTCCGGGCGTGAGGCCCACCGCTCCTACTCACTCTGCTCCACCCCCGCCGACCTGCACGAACGTGGCGTTTTGCGCGTCGGCGTCAAGTCGATCCCCTCGGGTACCTTCTCCGCTTACGCCTCCGAAGAACTGCAACCGGGCGACACGCTGGAAGTCCTGCCACCACTGGGCACCTTCACCACCCAGTTGCGCCCCGACAGCCACATTGGCGCGGTTATCGCCGGGTCGGGAGTCACACCGGTCTTGTCTATCACCGCCGCCACCCTGCAACTGGGCGGGCGCGTGACCCTCCTGTACTCCAACCGCACCGCCGACACCGTCATGTTTTCGGCTGACCTAGCCAAACTCCAGGAACAACACGGCGAGCGGCTCCGGGTCCTTCACGTGCGCACCCGCGAGGACGCCTCGCATCCCTTGCTGACTGGGCGGCTCGATGCCGAAAAGATGGCCGGAATCCTACGGGAGTTCATCGACGTGCGCGACGTTGACGACTGGTTCCTGTGCGGGCCCTTCGAACTCGTCGTCGGGGCCCGTGAATCCCTCACCGCCCACGGGGCGGGCCGGATTCACACCGAGCTGTTCTACGTGGAATAACGCCCGTTATAAGCCCTCACACCGCCCTCGCCCCGCGACACTTTCCTCTCCGAACAGATAGGCTAAGCCCATGACTGACGCGACGAAGAGCCCCAGCGCCGCAGACAGCCGCGACATGGCCGACCTCCTGGCCCGCGCCGCCGATGGAGAGCGCATCACGCCCGAAGAAGCGTTGCTGCTGTACACCGACGCGCCGTTTCACGCTCTGGGTGAGGCCGCCGACGCCCACCGCCGCCGTCGCTACCCGGACAACATCGTCACGTACCTGATCGACCGCAACATCAACTACACCAACGTGTGCGTCACCGCCTGCAAGTTCTGCGCCTTCTACCGTGCGCCCAAGCACGCCGAGGGCTGGAGCCATGACCTGGACGAGGTCCTGCGCCGCTGCTCAGAGGCCGTCGACCTCGGTGCCACCCAGGTGATGCTGCAAGGCGGACACCACCCCGAATACGGCGTCGAATACTACGAAGAGCTCTTCAGCGCCGTCAAGAAGGCGTATCCCGAGCTGGTCATCCACTCCATCGGGCCCTCCGAGATCGACCACATGGCGCGCGTGTCGAACGTCGACATCGACGAGGCGATTCGCCGCATCAAGGTCGCCGGGCTGGACTCGATCGCCGGAGCCGGAGCCGAGATGCTGCCCGAGCGCCCCCGCAAGGCGCTCGCTCCGCTCAAGGAAAGCGGCGAGCGCTGGCTGGAGATCATGGAGCAGGCCCACAACCAGGGCCTACGCTCCACGGCCACGATGATGATGGGCACCGGTGAGACCGCCGCCGAGCGTATCGAACACCTGCGCATGATCCGCGACGTGCACGACAAGACCGGTGGCTTCCGCTCGTTCATCCCCTGGACGTACCAGCCGGAGAACAACAAGCTCAAGGGCCGCACCCAAGCCACCGTCATTGAATACTTGCGGCTGATCGCGGTGGCGCGGGTGTTCTTTAACGACATCGCGCACTTGCAGTCCTCCTGGCTCACCACCGGCAAGGCCGCTGGCCAGTTGAGCATGCACATGGGTGTGGACGACCTGGGTTCGATCATGCTGGAGGAGAATGTCATTTCCTCGGCCGGGGCCAAGCATCGTTCGCGTCTGAGCGAGCTGATCGACCTGATTCGCTCGGCCGACCGGATTCCGGCCCAGCGCAACACCACCTATGAGCGCCTGGCGGTGCACTGGACGCCCGAGGATGACCCGCAGGACGACCGGGTTCGCTCCCACGTCTCCTCGATTGTGGACTTGCCGATCGTGGAGAAGCAGGCCGCTCAGGCTGAAAAGAAGCCAGTCGAGAAGTAAGCCCCTAAACGAAACGGTGGGGTCCACTCCGGATATCCGGAGCGGGACCCCATCTGCGTTCTCGTCCCGATTTCTCAGGCGCGATGCTGGCTTGCAGCCAACACGTCTTGGATGAGTTGCACATAGGCGGCCGGGTTTTGCCACCAGCCCGAGGGTCCGGTGGGGCCGGGCAGGTCGTGCATCTTCGCCGAAGGGAGTGCGGCATGGACGTCCTCGCGTACTCCGAACTTCGTCAGCATCGAGTTCGGTGTATGCGCAATATGTAGTGCGTCCCCCAACTCGGCGGCGACCTGCGGGAGGTCCAGCGAAAAGTCAGTGGCCACGTCGACGCCCTCGACCAACCTCGGTACGAGCCGGGCCGACGCTGCCTCTTGCACTAGCGCCCTTAGCTCGGGTGGCTCGATCCCTTGCGCATTTATGAGCCCGGAAACGAACGCTGCTGCGGCATCCGCTGGCAGCTTCCCCGTCTGGTGCAGCTGGTCGAGCTCGGACTCGTCGATCGAGGTCGACATGGCGGTGAACATGTCCTCGCCCTTGTCATCCATGGACATGGTGCGCGCCCGATTCATCAAGAGCTCCATGGAGTTCTCGACCAGCATGTGCAGGGGCGGGTTCACGAGCAGCACTGGGCCTGCGACAAGATCGCGCTGCGCGGCCCAGAGCCCTATAGCGGAAGTCCCATCGACGCCAACGACGGCGGAAACCTTTCCGATTGAGCGTTCAGCGGACAGCCACGAGACCACATGATCGGCCCACGCCTCGTCGTTCAGCATTGCCGCACACGTCGGGGGAGTGACAGTGACCGGCTCGAACCCCTCTGCGGTGTCGACCAGGGGACCCCACATTCGCGCATCGTAGACAGCTTCTTGCGTAAACCAAACCCGGGGTAGGTCTGTGGATGTTGGGGCATTCAAAGTCTTTTCTCCTGCCTGGGTGAGCATTCAGCCTACTAGCGATCGCGCTCAAAAGTGGGCCACACGTATTCGCCTACCGCGCCCGCGCGGGCCTACCAGGTTCCTTCGGCCAGGAGTTCTTGTGCGCGATCCAAAATGGCCTGTGCGTTCTCCGCATAGGCGAATACCTCGGCCTCGTTCTCCGACAATCGCTTTGCCAACAACTCCCAGAACACTTCTTGATGCATCTTGTCGACCCCGGTCTCTTGGGCGCACTCGGCGTCGACCACGGCTAGATCAAGATGAAACTGCTCATACTCGGCGTAGTCCTCATCGCTGATGCCGCGCTGGCCCTGCTCAATGGCTTGCATTTGCAAGGTGTTGCGGTGGCTGGAAACGGCGGCGAGTACATCGTAGGGTTTACTCATTCCAGGGTGACCGGCTTCAGCCATACACGCGCCCCAAGCCTCGTCGGCGTCGTGAACCCGGTCGTCAATGTTGAATTCGGCCATTGGGCTGCTGGTGGCGAACGCCTGTTGCAGTTTGAACTCAGTCGGGTCTCCCTCGTAGAGGCGGTCTATAACCTCGCCTTCGCAACCCTGCACGTGCCAGGAGATGAGCGAGCCGTCTTCGAGTTCAATGATGACTTTGCCTGGCCATTCCAGGGCTTCCCCGTCATCGTTGCGAGGAACATCTATAGAGCCGGGGCCGTAGATGGCGTTAGCGGCCTCGACACCCCACAGCGTCTCTGAGTAGAGTTCCATCTCCGCTGGCGTAAGTTCTTCCGATGGCAGTTCGGCGACAGCGACAAACTCGTTTTCAAATGAGAGCGGAAACCGGTCCCTTAGCCCAACGATGGCGGCTTCTTCGGGGCTAGGGCGAGGCTGAACGTATCCCAGCAGATCCGATTCGTCGGTGAATTCCTCAGGCAACTCAGGGTGTTTGTCGAAGCCCGCGTGCTCCATGCAGAGATGAGCGAGCCGCTGTTGCGCGATATGGATTTCACGTTCTAGGAACGAATTGGCCACCCACGCGCTCCGATAGTGTTCGACGTCAGCATCGCTGAAATCGTCAGATGAACAAGCTGCTAGCAACAACATTGACCCGACTGCCGCTGATGTGAAGACTCGCTGAGGATGCGTCATCCCATCACCATCTCAGTTCCGGGGTAGAGCTCGTTTAGTCCTTCGGCAACGCAACCTTCGACAACACCGCGTGAGTTGTCCACGGATGAACGTAGTTCGTCCATATTCTGCTCGGTTCCGGTAGGGCTATGGCCTTCTTCCTGCAAACAGGCGGTGGCATACTCCATAAGGTCATCGGCCATGACTGGCTCAATGCTCCCCTGTAGCAAGGTCAGGTGCGCGTAAACACAGTCATCATAAGGTCGTATATAGGTTAGGCTCTCCGGTCCCTCCAGCTCCTCAGGAATGTCCTCGTTCCTAACATATGTGTCGCGCACATTCACCCGAATCGGATGTGGCTCATCGATAGTCGCAACCACGCCAAAGTCCGCACTACACTCAACGACCCGGTCGAGAGCATCCTCATAAGTTTCGGTGGTGATGGGGCCTGCCTCGATCAAGTCCCGCTGAAGTTGTCTAGCGGCGTCAAAGACGTCGGGCTCAAGCGATGACCCTGGTTCGTGGGGCGGGAGGATTTCGATGTCATCATGTTCGTCTGGGTCGATGGTTTCCCCAGTCCGCGGATCAATCAAGACGTCTTCGTGTTGATTTCTTGCGGTGTCCTCGGAACTGCTGGAGCATCCGATTATCAGCGCGGCCATTGCCGCAAGGACAGAAACAATTGACAATGGCCGCACGCAAGTCTCCTTGTACTAGTGGTAGATCCACACTTCGCTGCAAGTTCCGCACCGTTTGTGGACGGATTGGGAGAATGTAGTACCGCTAGGGGGGTGGTGCCAGGCACTCGTGGGATGGCTGTCCCAGCTAGTCCAACCTTGGCCGTGACCACCCCGAACATGAGCGTGGCCAGTGCAACCTCCCCACTCCTTTGTTGTTTGGACCAGGGAATGGGCGCTAAACGCTAGGTAGCCGCACTGCCCGTCGTTTGCTGTTATGTATTGCTCAACAACATGGGCTTGAACGGCGGAGGGGGGAATTGTTGCCATCCCGAGGCCGATGAGCGCTGTAGAAACGAAGGCTACGGCGGCTCGCCGTATTGACGTACTCTTGGCCGTGAGTGCTTCACGCAACTTAGATCATCCTTCCGTGTGAGGACACTCGTTGGGTGGGTCGCGTGCTGCAACACGCGACCCATTTTCGCGTTCAGACGCTATCAGCTGTCATCGAGCTATGTGGAACAGTGAAGGGCTGAGCCGTGTATCCCTAATCGACTTGCTTCACTCCAGTAGCTACCTTCACTTTGATGGGCGAGGGGCTGATTTGGAACGATGCCAAGTGACTCAGAGTTTTCCGAGGCCTACAGCATGGATGGTGTGAGCGACGACAGAGAATATCTGTAAGCACTGTTTGATATGAGATTGTTATCTGTATATGGGTAGGCAACGAAGTGCGGGGTCCAAGCTTTGCTTGGACCCCGGTGCGAGGATCCCTCGTGCGGAAAGTGTTTTGAGGGTGCTAGTTCTGGCTTGGTGAGAACGGATGTGATGCTGGCTTCCATGCCTTGGCCCAGTGTCATCCACCTGCTTAGGCGAGGCGCTTTGTAGCTGTTTGCGCTCACTGCAGTAGCGGTCACGCCTAAGCGTGGGCCACACGTTTGCGCCTACCGCGCCCGCGCGGGCCTACCGACGACCAACGCATCGCATTGTCAAGCTGGGTCGCGCCTACCGCGCCCGCGCGGGCCTACCAGGTTCCTTCGGCCAGGAGTTCTTGTGCTTTTTGCAAGACCTCCGTTGCCAGTTCGTTGTAGGCATAGAAGGCTTGTTCGTGCTCGGCGTAGAACTCAAGTAGGAACGACTCGTACAATTCCTTGTTTAGGTCATTGACGCCTTCGGCTTCGGCGCACTTTGCGTCGGCGACGGCAAGTTCGATCTGTCGATCTTCGAAGGCATCGAAATCGGCACCGGACTCGGCCCTCCAAGTCATTAGTTTGGCGAATGGGTCATGGTAGTTTTCGATTTCGCTATAGCCCTCATTGCGCATGCAGTGCGCCCAGTCGGCTTCGCCTTCGGCGAACTCGGCACTTTCTAGCAGCGGTGAGTTCATGCTGGTGGTGGCGGCTAGCTGGTGATACATGAAGTCCCGAACATCATTATGAATCAACTCGTCTACATATCCGGCGCACCCGTCTGTGTAGCGTTCGATTGAGACGTTCCACTCTTCGAAATGGAGGCTTTCGACTCCGGGTGGGTCGGCGACGGGTTCATCGGTTCCCCACACCGCCTCCGTATAGTCGTTGCCAAAGAGCACTATGGCTTGCTCATAGGTCAACGACCCCGATGTTTCCGTGACATTCTCATCGGAAAAGAGGTCTGCATAGTAGACGCGAAAGCCAACCTCCGCAGCAGTGTCCGGATCGACCCTAGGTCGAGCCAAGCCCATCGAGTCTTCGAGCGAGCGAGCAGCTATGTCCATTGTTTCCAGGGGTGGAAGTTCCTCTGGAGCAATTCCCTCTGATTCAGCGCATGAGTACCACAGGCGTTCAGTGACCTCTTGAATCTGGGCGGAGAGGTACAAATTTTCCTGCCACGTGCTGACAACTTCCTCTGGGCTCCGATGGGGGCCATCGTCCTGAGAGCAAGCACCTAGATAGGCAATGAGGGCAACCCCTGTTAGAAAAATCAGGGACTTCGAGAACTTAGCTTTGCGCATACCAATCCGAAACTCTTTAGATGGAAAACGTTAATAGTGGTCAGTCGAAACTAGATTTCGACTGACCACCACATGCTGAACAGTCAATGAGGCTTATGCAAAGGGCGCATTTAGGGCTACAGGAGGCGAAGTACGCGCAGGTGAACGAGCTGACGAGAATGCCGAAAACTCCTTTTTGCGCAGCTTCAATTTGCGACAGCCGCACGCGCAGCTTCCTTCCCACCTTAGATTAAGGGCGTGATCTTTGGACTATGGTCCTTTCGTCGCCTCGGTTGCTTACCAAGCTGGTTTCATTGAGGTTGAGACAGCTGTGCACTGGATGCTCTTGAATCGCTATTTTTTGGTCAGCGGGAAAGCCAGTAGCTGAAGGGGCTCGGCGACTGGTCTTTCGTTTCGCGTGATTTTTCCTATATGTGCTCTTGCTACTTTTGCGGAGCCAATGAGGTGCCGACTATGCGCAAGGTTCCAAGCGAAGCTTGGAAACCCTTGTGAACAGCGCATAGACGGACTATGTTCGGGCCGTGCTCGTTCTGGCTCCAGGGGAACGGGTGTGGGTGGCCCGGGTTAAATCTGATTCTGAGGTCTCGGTTTTAGGCGTCCAGGTTGGGCACGGTGTCCGGTTTGGGATCGAGTGTTAGTCCGTAGCTGAATGCCGTGCGTGGCACCGTGGCTCGATGGAGGATGTGCCATTAGTTGATCTGGTGCATGACGGGCGTTCCCCTTGGACGGGCAGTAACGCCCGTCCTGGAAACACTGGGTGGTGTTACTTACACAGCTGTGGCAGGCGCGCACGTCGCGCCTCATTGTCGTCCGCGAATCTTCCAGCTGCCGTTGGCTATCGTGACGATGCGCTCTCCCAGGGCTCTTGTGCCCACCGGTCGGTGAGGATGTCGGTCCATTCTCGACGGGGGTCGATTGTTTCGGTGACCGTACGGTTGCCCAGTTGCTCTACGCGAGCAGCCTCGGCGGCGGCAGCCGGGGCGAAGAGCCCGTCGCGCAGGAAGTGTGCGCCCAGGATGCCTGCCCCGGCCAGGGACGGGTCAGGTACGTCCAGGCGTTGGACTGGAACCCCGAGGCTGTCGGCGAGGAGCTGGATTGCTCCGCGGTTGCCTTGAACGACGCCACCGGAGGCGCGAATCGTGGGCTCTGTGTGAAGCAGGGGGCGCAGGGAATCGAGCAGGGCCCGGAATGGCCGCCACAGATCCAGGGCGAAAGCATCACGGATGTCATCCAGGCTGCTATCTGGCCTGAGGCCGGTGATAGATCCGGTGGCGTCCCACGGATAGTCGGGCCCTCTTCGCCCGTACACCGAAGCATCAGCGCGGACCGACGGGTTGAGGGGAGTCCCCATATACCGGTTCCAGTCGATGCGCTCACCGGTAAAACGGCCCACCCATTCCACAGTGTTTCCCGCCGAGGAGACGGCCCCGCCAACGGCGTGTAGGTCTTCGGCACACCGATAGTGCCACAGCCCAGGTGCGTCCACATCGGACGTCAGGTCGGTCAGCACTGCCCTGATTCCGCCGGAAGTACCGACGTTGACGGCAATGCTCTCAGGCCCGATCGCACCGTGGCCCAGGTTGTGGCACAGCCCGTCTCCCGCCACCGGCAGCCACATCGCTCCGGCCAATTCGGGCACGAGGTTTCCCTTGCCCGCCACCGGCTCGGACCACATTTCGGGCACCAAACGATCGGGCAGCCCCAGCGCCTCGAACAGGGGTCGATTCCATGCCCGCTGCTCTTGCAGCCACAGCCCGGAAGCGGCGGCCATTACCTCCGACCAGCCCAGCCGGTGCCCTGACAACTGCTCGGCAATCCACGAACCGATGTCGGAAAACCTGACCACGTTGGGGTCGAACAGGAACGGCAAGGCTGCGACTCCGTAACTGGAGTGCAGGTAGGCACCGGAAGCCGAGTGCGACCAGGCTGGTGAGGCCACCTCGACCCGGTGGCGCACCCAGTCGGGCAGGCGCGCCTCCCAGGTCACCGCGTCGCCCAGCGGCTGCCCTTCGTCGTCAAGCGCCACTGCCGAATGCCACAGCACGCTCATGGACACAGCGCCGACGCGGGACAAGTCCTGCTCACCAATTGCCCTGACCACTGACTCCAAGAGCCCCGCCAGGTCGACCCGCCCGGCTGTGGCTTCCTTGGATCGATACCGCTGCTCGGAGATCGGACCACACCGCAGGCCATCTGGGCCGTACCGGGCCGCTCGGACCCCGGTGCTGCCGATGTCCAGTGCCAGAGTTTCACTACGCGATGATCGGCCCATCAGTCGAGCACCGACCCGTAGGCCTGGGCTCTCATCTCATGGTTCCCTTCTGCCAATCGGCTCTTACCTGCGTAAATGTCGCCTGCTGCGGCTTTGAATGTGCATGTTCGTATCAGCCTCACTGTCTTATGCGAATGCATGGCCAGCTGGCTTCTGGCTAGTGACCTTTACGAAAAAGGCCCCGTTAGCGCTGGATTCTATCGGCACTAGAGCGCATGGTGAACGCTTAAAAGGCAAACTTCCACAGCCAGACCCTTTTACGGGCGATATTCGCCAACCTCGTTACATCGGCACCTTGGGCCCAAAACCAACTTTGCGCTAGGCCTTAAGCCTCGCTACCTTCTAGGTAGGTCAGTACCGCCGCTACGCGGCGGTCTCGTCCGTCGTCGGCTCGCAACTCCAGCTTGGCGAAGATGGAGCGGATGTGCTTTTGCACCGCGTGCCCGGTCACGAAAAGCCGCTGCGCGATCGTGGAGTTGGAATGGCCTTGGGCCATCAGGCCCAACACTTCCCTTTCGCGTTCGGTCAGCGCCTGGAGTGGATGAGCGCGACGTGAAAACAGCTGCGCCACCACCTCGGGGTCAATGGCGGTGCCACCATCGTGTACCCGGTGGAGGCTTTCCAGGAACGATTCAACCCGGCCCACTCGTTCCTTCAACAAGTAGCCGATTCCGCGCGCGCCCTCGCGCAGCAACTCAGAGGCGAAACTATGTTCCACATAGGCCGACAGAACGACAACCGGCAGGCCGGGTATGACCTCGCGGGCCGCCACGGCTGCCGTGATGCCCTCATTCGTGTGCGTCGGAGGCATCCGCACGTCCACAATGGCCAGGTCGGGGCGATGCTCGCGTATAGCCTCAATGAATGACGCGGGGCCGTCGGTCACCGCCGCGACCTCGAACCCTTCGGCGGTCAACAACAGCCGCAAACCCTCACGCAACAGCGTGTCATCATCGGCGAGCACTATCCGCATGGCAACTCCACGTCCACCACTGTAGGACCGCCGACGGGGCTGGATATGCGCAGGTGGCCGTCCAGCGCCGCTACCCGATCCCTCATCCCGGCCAAGCCCTTGCCCGCGCCTATGTCGGCGGCGCCTTGGCCGTCGTCGGCCACTCGAACGCAAAGCCGGTCGTCCTTGACCGAC is a window encoding:
- a CDS encoding FGGY-family carbohydrate kinase, whose translation is MGRSSRSETLALDIGSTGVRAARYGPDGLRCGPISEQRYRSKEATAGRVDLAGLLESVVRAIGEQDLSRVGAVSMSVLWHSAVALDDEGQPLGDAVTWEARLPDWVRHRVEVASPAWSHSASGAYLHSSYGVAALPFLFDPNVVRFSDIGSWIAEQLSGHRLGWSEVMAAASGLWLQEQRAWNRPLFEALGLPDRLVPEMWSEPVAGKGNLVPELAGAMWLPVAGDGLCHNLGHGAIGPESIAVNVGTSGGIRAVLTDLTSDVDAPGLWHYRCAEDLHAVGGAVSSAGNTVEWVGRFTGERIDWNRYMGTPLNPSVRADASVYGRRGPDYPWDATGSITGLRPDSSLDDIRDAFALDLWRPFRALLDSLRPLLHTEPTIRASGGVVQGNRGAIQLLADSLGVPVQRLDVPDPSLAGAGILGAHFLRDGLFAPAAAAEAARVEQLGNRTVTETIDPRREWTDILTDRWAQEPWESASSR
- a CDS encoding cyclase family protein, producing MSHYRAAFDAEITFSNGGGISVHGFRLDIPGPTISHDALATLLVRHLGLLMVDQVTFSKLEIIEEPHKGSRGGPSDPAAAVAAQRREKVELSHVIEEGMTTYPGLPGPTFTDHLSRADSRDSYAPGTEFAIGRIDMVGNTGTYLDSPFHRYAEGSDLADLPLDSVADVPIVVVDLTGSAERGITARALAPYDLAGAAVLLHTGWDAHWRTQKYGDAHSAPYVTEDGANYLVEAGAVLVGIDAVNIDDTTGDTRPAHSILLAARVPVLEHMTNLGQLPLSGARLHAAPPRVRGFGTFPVRAYALV
- a CDS encoding HPr family phosphocarrier protein, whose amino-acid sequence is MSVRRVRVSAEAGIKARAATIFVETAGSSDDDVLIRRVEGPTLDAKSILHVLSLDIGQGDHIELESDDEAVLAALVELADPAAEAGAEPSPPPSP
- a CDS encoding FAD-binding oxidoreductase; translation: MSVTLSTSKRKRPESHKLSVISVENLTDTSVAVTLAVPPSLREIFDFQPGQYITFRSVEDSGREAHRSYSLCSTPADLHERGVLRVGVKSIPSGTFSAYASEELQPGDTLEVLPPLGTFTTQLRPDSHIGAVIAGSGVTPVLSITAATLQLGGRVTLLYSNRTADTVMFSADLAKLQEQHGERLRVLHVRTREDASHPLLTGRLDAEKMAGILREFIDVRDVDDWFLCGPFELVVGARESLTAHGAGRIHTELFYVE
- the mqnC gene encoding cyclic dehypoxanthinyl futalosine synthase, translated to MADLLARAADGERITPEEALLLYTDAPFHALGEAADAHRRRRYPDNIVTYLIDRNINYTNVCVTACKFCAFYRAPKHAEGWSHDLDEVLRRCSEAVDLGATQVMLQGGHHPEYGVEYYEELFSAVKKAYPELVIHSIGPSEIDHMARVSNVDIDEAIRRIKVAGLDSIAGAGAEMLPERPRKALAPLKESGERWLEIMEQAHNQGLRSTATMMMGTGETAAERIEHLRMIRDVHDKTGGFRSFIPWTYQPENNKLKGRTQATVIEYLRLIAVARVFFNDIAHLQSSWLTTGKAAGQLSMHMGVDDLGSIMLEENVISSAGAKHRSRLSELIDLIRSADRIPAQRNTTYERLAVHWTPEDDPQDDRVRSHVSSIVDLPIVEKQAAQAEKKPVEK
- a CDS encoding response regulator transcription factor — encoded protein: MRIVLADDDTLLREGLRLLLTAEGFEVAAVTDGPASFIEAIREHRPDLAIVDVRMPPTHTNEGITAAVAAREVIPGLPVVVLSAYVEHSFASELLREGARGIGYLLKERVGRVESFLESLHRVHDGGTAIDPEVVAQLFSRRAHPLQALTEREREVLGLMAQGHSNSTIAQRLFVTGHAVQKHIRSIFAKLELRADDGRDRRVAAVLTYLEGSEA
- a CDS encoding menaquinone biosynthetic enzyme MqnA/MqnD family protein, whose product is MVNEQGNRIEAHVDDSRLVRRPRVGHIEFLNCLPIYWGLARSGALLDVELHRAPPDQLNHALVQGHLDIGPISLVEYLRHSEELLLLPDLGVTADGPVLSVNLSSKVPLAESGPNPTVALGSTSRTSVLLAKLLLEQRYGLAPVYHEAAPDIDTMIASADMAVLIGDEALKVHFGRGEDLNLSVLDLGAAWREWTALPMVFAVWAVRRDYAAANPGLVKGVLEAFLSSVELSRRELEQVAAHASRWEPFEAVNLVDYFHKLWIGLGERHLSGLREFAAQANRYFDVPPVAEGGPEFFAPT